Proteins from one Halopseudomonas pelagia genomic window:
- a CDS encoding LLM class flavin-dependent oxidoreductase, translating to MSSRAIPLSVLDLCPVPQGSTPAQALHNALSLARHVEAIGYKRYWVAEHHNMTGIASAATSVVMGYLAGGTQTLRIGSGGIMLPNHAPLQIAEQFGTLESLYPGRIDLGLGRAPGTDQATAQALRHGRGDGSDFPQMLDELRRLFAEPKPGQRLRAVPGAGLAVPIWLLGSSTFSAQLAGQLGLPFAFAGQFSPDYLHAALSAYRDSFQPSAELEKPHAMLGINAYVAESREQAHFLASSHQQAFLNLIRGTPGPMPPPVEDMSELWLPHEKHQVMSTLAGTLIGDEQAVAEQLADLLERTGANELIVSSSIFDQSLRKDSYSRLIQAARSVGSDV from the coding sequence ATGTCGAGCCGTGCCATTCCCCTTTCCGTGCTGGATCTATGCCCGGTGCCGCAAGGTTCCACACCTGCTCAGGCGCTGCACAATGCGCTTTCCCTGGCCAGGCACGTGGAAGCCATCGGCTACAAGCGCTACTGGGTCGCCGAACACCATAATATGACCGGAATCGCCAGCGCGGCGACTTCCGTGGTGATGGGCTACCTCGCGGGCGGCACTCAGACCCTGCGCATCGGCTCAGGCGGCATCATGTTGCCCAATCACGCTCCGCTGCAGATTGCCGAGCAGTTCGGTACTTTGGAGTCCCTTTATCCCGGGCGGATAGATCTCGGCCTGGGTCGTGCGCCCGGCACAGATCAGGCCACCGCTCAGGCCCTGCGCCACGGCCGCGGCGACGGTTCGGACTTTCCACAAATGCTCGACGAGCTGCGCCGGCTGTTTGCCGAACCGAAGCCCGGTCAGCGTTTGCGTGCTGTACCCGGTGCCGGTTTGGCCGTGCCGATCTGGCTGCTTGGCTCGAGTACCTTCAGCGCGCAGTTGGCTGGCCAGCTAGGGCTGCCCTTCGCGTTTGCTGGACAATTTTCTCCCGATTACCTGCATGCCGCGTTGAGCGCCTATCGTGACAGTTTCCAGCCCAGCGCCGAGCTGGAGAAACCGCATGCAATGCTCGGCATCAATGCCTATGTGGCTGAGAGCCGTGAGCAGGCGCACTTTCTTGCCAGCTCCCACCAACAGGCGTTTCTCAACCTGATTCGTGGTACGCCAGGGCCTATGCCGCCACCGGTGGAAGACATGAGCGAGCTCTGGCTGCCGCATGAAAAACATCAGGTAATGTCTACGCTGGCCGGCACACTGATCGGCGACGAGCAAGCAGTGGCCGAGCAGTTAGCCGATCTGCTGGAACGTACCGGCGCAAATGAGCTTATTGTCAGCAGCTCAATCTTTGACCAGAGCTTGCGCAAAGACAGCTACAGCCGCCTGATTCAAGCCGCCAGGAGCGTTGGCAGCGACGTTTAG
- a CDS encoding glutathione S-transferase family protein encodes MSKDLVFYTNPQSRGGIVHWMLEELGVPYKVEYLEYGTSMKSPEYLAVNPMGKVPAIRHGDVIVTETAAICAYLADVFPEAGLKPEGDALGPYYRWLFFVAGPFEAAVGLRACNVNLNAEQEMQLGCGRLERVTDVLADAVRGRQYIAGERFSAADVYVGAHIGWGMLFGTLEKRPEFVEYWSGLQGRPANRRSEELAEKAMSRKA; translated from the coding sequence ATGAGTAAGGATCTTGTGTTCTACACCAACCCCCAATCGCGTGGCGGTATCGTGCATTGGATGCTCGAAGAACTTGGCGTGCCCTATAAGGTCGAGTATCTGGAATATGGCACTTCGATGAAGTCGCCTGAATATCTGGCAGTTAACCCTATGGGTAAGGTGCCCGCTATCCGTCATGGCGACGTAATTGTTACTGAAACTGCTGCCATTTGTGCCTATCTGGCCGACGTTTTTCCCGAGGCAGGTCTGAAACCTGAGGGTGACGCACTCGGGCCCTACTACCGCTGGCTGTTTTTTGTTGCCGGGCCCTTCGAGGCCGCCGTCGGGCTGCGGGCCTGTAATGTGAACCTCAATGCCGAGCAGGAAATGCAGCTCGGCTGCGGACGCCTGGAAAGGGTCACGGACGTGCTAGCCGATGCGGTGCGTGGCCGCCAGTACATTGCCGGGGAGCGTTTCTCAGCAGCGGATGTTTATGTTGGCGCGCATATCGGCTGGGGCATGCTGTTTGGCACGCTGGAAAAGCGCCCGGAATTTGTCGAGTACTGGAGCGGGTTACAGGGCCGCCCGGCCAATCGGCGCAGCGAAGAACTGGCTGAAAAAGCCATGTCCAGAAAGGCATAA
- a CDS encoding biliverdin-producing heme oxygenase, translated as MTDQVKVSPALTALREATRDLHSELDTLSPLLRSPLPESVYNDHAARVLGWMAPLEQALWEGPAASLWPNEIQVAKRSGKVQWIEQDLLNAGYNAAKLAELEHCPYVPVPRTLAQSFGVAYVSEGATLGGAFLFNRLASFLPGLPLNWLKGYGVETGPLWTSFQRQLAQHVVSQESILEAQESARQAFHSFRCWVIDETPDY; from the coding sequence TTGACTGATCAAGTGAAAGTTTCTCCTGCCCTTACCGCGTTACGTGAGGCCACCCGCGACCTTCATTCAGAACTTGATACCCTGTCGCCTTTGCTCCGTAGCCCTCTGCCGGAAAGCGTCTACAACGACCACGCAGCGCGTGTGCTCGGATGGATGGCGCCGCTTGAACAGGCCCTGTGGGAGGGGCCCGCTGCGTCACTCTGGCCCAACGAAATTCAGGTTGCCAAACGCAGTGGCAAAGTCCAATGGATCGAACAGGACCTGTTGAACGCCGGTTATAACGCCGCTAAACTGGCCGAGCTCGAACACTGCCCCTACGTCCCTGTACCCAGAACGCTGGCGCAGTCTTTTGGCGTCGCCTACGTGTCCGAAGGGGCCACATTGGGCGGTGCATTTCTGTTCAACCGGCTGGCATCGTTTCTCCCCGGTTTGCCCCTTAACTGGCTAAAGGGCTACGGCGTTGAAACCGGCCCACTTTGGACATCGTTCCAACGACAGCTCGCCCAGCATGTCGTCAGCCAGGAAAGTATTCTGGAAGCTCAAGAGTCCGCTCGACAGGCATTCCATTCATTTCGTTGTTGGGTGATCGACGAAACACCTGACTACTGA